A section of the Salminus brasiliensis chromosome 10, fSalBra1.hap2, whole genome shotgun sequence genome encodes:
- the LOC140564697 gene encoding otoferlin isoform X1, with the protein MKRGKSRPSKDDGKGQDEPAILETEDLDKGFGRAPDPDTISLASVTAVTTNVSNKRSKPDIKIEPSAGRPMDFQVSVTIIECRQLVGLNMDPVVCVEIGDEKKYTSMKESTNCPYYNEYFVFDFHVPPDVMFDKILKLSVIHSKNLLRSGTMVGTFKMDVGTVYSQSDHQFHHKWAILCDPDDITAGCKGYVKCDIAVVAKGDNIKTPHKANETDEDDIEGNLLLPEGVPAERQWARFYLKIYRAEGLPKMNTSIMANVKKAFIGENKDLIDPYVQVQFAGQKGKTSVQKSCYEPIWNEQVIFTEQFPPLCKRMKVQIRDSDKVNDVALGTHFIDLRKISNDGDKGFLPTLGPAWVNMYGSTRSYTLMDEYQDLNEGLGEGVSFRARLLISLAVEILDTSSPDITCSTEVQVEGVPNISDNATGKIEEFFLFGAFLEATMIDRKIGDKPINFEVTIGNYGSEVDDIPTKPKSKKSKKKGDGDDEESELIQGSSDEEVNDDGELVSVSTTPPMKPVITDRNYFHLPYFERKPCIYIKSWWQDQRRRLYNANIIDNIADKLEEGLNDVQEIFKTEKAFPERRLRGVLEELSNGCSNFLELANKDQNQAGKTKLDRERLKSCMRELENMGQQAKTMRTQVKKKTIKDKFKQAQNFLQKLRFLADEPQHSVPDVYVWMISNGKRIAYARVPSKDILYSNVEEETGKDCGKVKTIFFKLPGKKGFGPAGWTVQAKTEMYLWLGLNRQRKDFLSGLPNGFEENKAVKGPGMHSSPPISLIYTMKQIFQLRVHMYQARSLFAADSTGLSDPFARVFFSTHSQVTEILNETLCPTWDQLLVFDNVELYGEASELRDDPPIIVIEIYDQDTVGKADFMGRTFAKPITKMSDEHYGPPRFPPQLEYYQVYRGNCTAGEMLAAFELLQIGPGGKADLPPIDGPTDMDRGPILPVPIGIRPVLSKYRIEVLFWGLRDLKRVNLAQVDRPRVDIECAGKGIQSALIQNYKKNPNFSTLVKWFEVDLPENELLHPPLNIRVVDCRAFGRYTLVGSHAVTSLRKFIYRSTDKSVNNWSTMEEIVIHTEPEPAVKKIETVVKLDSASDAVVKVDMPDDEKDGKGKKKRKKGGEEAEEEELDESMLDWWSKYFASIETLMEIIRAQEAEKAEAEDREEMDPEGGDIKPDDSNMKGNKKKKGKAKDRNKAGPGEGPPEKKKPKLDELKVYNRELENEFEHFEDWLHTFNLYRGKSGDDDEQNASDEDRLIGKFKGSLCMYKVPMSDDMCREMGIDSTMGMFQNIPHNDPINVLVRVYVIRATDLHPADINGKADPYIAIKLGKSEVKDKENYISKQLNPVFGKSFDIEATFPMDSTLTVSIYDWDLVGTDDLIGETKIDLENRFYTKHRATCGISASYAIHGYNVWRDPMKPSQILAKLCKDGKLDPPQYGPGGRVKVANRVYTGQTEIEDENGLKKQTDEHLALAVLNHWEDFPRLGCKLVPEHVETRPLLNPDKPGIEQGRIEMWVDMFPKDMPAPGPALDISPRKPKKFELRVIIWNTDEVVLEDDDIFTGEKSSDIFVRGWLKGQQEDKQDTDVHYHSLTGEGNFNWRFIYPFDYLMAEEKIVISKKESMFSWDETEYKIPARLNIQVWDADHFSADDFLGAIELDLNRFPRGAKTAKQCTIDMVLNEQDMPMVNIFKQKRIKGWWPFIARDENDEMEITGKVEAELHLLTGEEAEKSPVGEGRNEPEPLEKPNRPDTTFLWFISPLKAIRYLVCNNYKWLIIKIVIVLLLLAMLGIFLYSMPGYMVKKLLGA; encoded by the exons ATGAAGCGTGGAAAGTCTCGTCCTTCCAAGGATGATGGGAAAGGCCAAG ATGAGCCAGCCATCCTGGAGACAGAGGACTTGGATAAAGGTTTTGGCAGAGCACCAGACCCTGACACAATCTCATTAGCCTCTGTTACTGCTGTAACAACCAATGTCTCGAACAAGAG ATCCAAACCTGACATCAAGATTGAACCAAGTGCTGGAAGGCCGATGGATTTCCAA GTAAGTGTTACTATTATAGAGTGCAGACAGCTTGTTGGGCTGAATATGGATCCAGTGGTCTGTGTGGAAATCGGCGATGAGAAGAAGTACACCTCCATGAAGGAGTCAACCAACTGCCCGTACTACAATGAG TACTTTGTCTTCGACTTCCACGTCCCGCCCGATGTCATGTTTGACAAAATCCTGAAGCTGTCA GTGATCCACTCTAAAAATCTGCTGCGCAGTGGAACAATGGTTGGAACCTTCAAGATGGATGTGGGAACAGTTTATTCACAGTCTG ATCACCAGTTCCATCACAAATGGGCCATTTTGTGTGATCCTGATGACATCACTGCAGGGTGTAAAGGCTACGTCAAATGTGACATTGCTGTGGTGGCAAAGGGTGATAATATCAAAACCCCACACAAAGCCAACGAAACCGACGAGGATGACATTGAGGG GAATCTTCTTTTGCCAGAGGGTGTGCCAGCTGAGCGTCAGTGGGCACGATTCTATTTGAAAATCTACAGAGCTGAAGGATTACCCAAGATGAACACCAGCATTATGGCCAATGTGAAAAAGGCTTTCATTGGAGAAAATAAAGATCTGATTGACCCATATGTTCAGGTGCAATTTGCTGGTCAAAAG GGCAAAACATCAGTCCAAAAGAGCTGCTATGAACCAATCTGGAACGAGCAGGTCATTTTCACTGAACAGTTTCCACCACTGTGCAAGCGCATGAAGGTGCAAATCCGTGACTCAGACAAAGTAAACGACGTGGCCCTAGGAACTCATTTCATTGACTTGCGTAAGATCTCCAATGATGGGGATAAAG GCTTTCTCCCAACTCTGGGGCCGGCCTGGGTGAACATGTATGGTTCAACACGGAGCTACACCCTGATGGATGAGTATCAGGACCTGAATGAGGGACTTGGAGAGGGAGTCTCATTTCGGGCCCGGCTGCTGATCAGCCTAGCTGTGGAAATTCTGGACACCTCCTCTCCAGACATAACATGCTCCACTGAGGTGCAGGTGGAGGGGGTGCCCAATATTTCTGAC AACGCCACTGGAAAAATCGAGGAATTTTTCTTGTTCGGAGCCTTCCTGGAAGCTACAATGATTGACAGAAAGATTGGTGATAAGCCCATCAACTTTGAAGTTACAATAG GAAATTACGGAAGTGAGGTTGATGATATCCCTACTAAGCCAAAATCaaagaagtcaaagaagaaaggtgatggtgatgatgaggagTCTGAACTCATCCAAGGCTCCAGCGATGAGGAAGTTAATGATGATGGAGAACTCGTGTCAGTTTCCACCACTCCACCAATGAAACCAGTCATCACAGACAG GAACTACTTTCACCTCCCATATTTCGAGAGGAAGCCCTGCATCTATATCAAGAGCTGGTGGCAagaccagagaagaagactatACAATGCCAACATAATAGACAACATTGCAGATAAGTTG GAAGAAGGTCTGAATGACGTTCAGGAGATCTTTAAAACAGAGAAAGCTTTTCCTGAGCGTAGACTCAGAGGGGTTCTAGAGGAACTGAGCAATGGTTGCAG TAACTTTTTAGAACTGGCAAACAAGGACCAAAACCAAGCAGGGAAAACAAAGTTGGACCGAGAAAGGCTGAAATCATGCATGCGGGAGCTG GAAAACATGGGCCAACAAGCAAAGACAATGCGAACTCAGGTgaagaaaaagacaatcaaGGATAAATTCAAACAGGCACAGAACTTCCTCCAGAAACTGAGATTCTTGGCTGATGAG CCTCAACACAGCGTTCCAGATGTTTATGTATGGATGATCAGCAATGGCAAGCGCATTGCGTATGCTAGAGTGCCCTCCAAAGACATCCTGTATTCTAATGTGGAAGAGGAAACTGGGAAAGACTGTGGAAAAGTCAAGACCATTTTCTTCAAA CTCCCAGGTAAAAAGGGTTTTGGGCCAGCAGGGTGGACAGTGCAAGCAAAGACGGAGATGTACCTCTGGCTCGGCTTAAACAGACAGCGCAAGGACTTCTTGAGCGGGCTACCAAATGGATTTGAGGAGAACAAGGCAGTCAAGGGACCTGGCATGCATTCATCACCACCAATCAGCCTGATCTACACCA TGAAGCAGATCTTCCAGCTGAGGGTGCACATGTACCAGGCAAGGAGCCTATTTGCAGCAGATAGCACAGGCCTCTCAGACCCTTTTGCCAGAGTCTTCTTTTCTACTCACAGCCAAGTCACAGAA ATATTAAATGAGACCCTTTGTCCCACATGGGACCAACTTCTAGTCTTTGACAACGTGGAGCTGTATGGTGAGGCTAGTGAACTAAGGGATGACCCTCCAATCATTGTCATTGAGATCTATGACCAGGACACTGTG GGCAAAGCTGACTTCATGGGAAGAACATTTGCGAAGCCAATAACTAAAATGTCAGACGAGCATTATGGCCCACCACGATTCCCTCCTCAGCTAGAATACTACCAGGTCTACCGCGGGAACTGCACTGCTGGTGAAATGCTTGCCGCTTTTGAACTGCTACAG ATTGGACCAGGTGGGAAGGCTGACTTGCCCCCCATCGACGGACCCACAGATATGGACCGTGGGCCAATCCTGCCAGTCCCTATTGGTATTAGACCAGTCCTGAGCAAATACCGCATTGAG gttttattcTGGGGCCTAAGAGACCTGAAGAGAGTAAACCTTGCTCAAGTTGACAGACCACGTGTGGACATTGAATGTGCTGGGAAGGGAATACAATCAGCTCTCATTCAGAACTACAAGAAAAATCCCAATTTTAGCACTCTGGTCAAGTGGTTTGAAGTG GACCTGCCTGAAAATGAACTTCTCCATCCTCCTCTTAACATCCGAGTGGTGGACTGCAGGGCCTTTGGCCGCTATACTCTGGTTGGCTCTCATGCAGTTACCTCATTGCGCAAGTTCATCTACAGATCCACAGACAAGAGTGTCAACAATTGGTCTACTATGG AGGAAATTGTGATCCACACAGAACCAGAACCTGCTGTGAAGAAGATTGAGACAGTGGTCAAACTTGACTCA GCATCTGATGCTGTTGTTAAGGTTGATATG CCTGATGACGAGAAGGATGGAAAggggaagaagaaaagaaagaaaggaggggaggaggcagaagaagaagagcttGATGAGAGCATGCTGGATTGGTGGTCCAAGTACTTTGCTTCTATCGAAACTCTCATGGAG ATTATAAGAGCCCAAGAGGCTGAAAAAGCAGAAGCAGAGGACAGAGAAGAGATGGACCCAGAGGGTGGAG ATATCAAACCTGATGATTCTAATATGAAAGGgaacaagaagaaaaaaggaaaagccaaGGACAGGAACAAGGCCGGGCCAGGAGAGGGTCCACCAGAGAAGAAAAAGCCCAAACTCGATGAGCTGAAG GTGTACAACAGAGAACTAGAGAATGAATTTGAACACTTCGAAGACTGGCTCCACACGTTCAACCTTTACCGAGGGAAGAGTGGTGATGACGATGAGCAAAACGCATCAGATGAGGATAGGCTCATCGGCAAATTCAAA GGCTCCTTGTGTATGTACAAAGTGCCCATGTCAGACGACATGTGTAGAGAAATGGGCATCGATTCCACCATGGGCATGTTTCAGAACATTCCCCACAATGATCCAATCAATGTCTTGGTTCGGGTCTATGTCATAAGG GCTACAGATCTGCACCCTGCAGATATAAATGGAAAAGCAGACCCATACATTGCCATTAAGCTGGGAAAGTCAGAGgtcaaagacaaagaaaactaCATCTCTAAGCAGCTTAACCCCGTGTTTGGAAA ATCATTTGACATTGAGGCAACATTCCCAATGGACTCCACCCTCACTGTGTCCATCTATGACTGGGACTTGGTCGGCACTGATGACTTGATCGGGGAGACAAAAATTGATCTGGAGAACCGCTTTTACACCAAGCACAGGGCCACATGTGGTATTTCAGCAAGCTATGCAAT tCATGGCTACAATGTATGGAGGGACCCAATGAAGCCATCGCAAATCCTGGCAAAACTTTGCAAGGATGGCAAACTAGATCCACCTCAGTATGGCCCTGGAGGACGAGTGAAGGTGGCAAACAGAGTTTATACAGGACAGACTGAAATTGAAGATGAAAATG GgctcaaaaaacaaacagatgaGCATCTTGCTCTAGCTGTTCTTAACCACTGGGAGGACTTTCCACGACTTGGCTGCAAACTTGTCCCAGAGCATGTAGAGACAAGACCGCTACTGAATCCTGATAAGCCTGGGATTGAGCAG GGGAGAATTGAGATGTGGGTGGACATGTTTCCAAAAGACATGCCAGCACCTGGACCTGCCCTTGATATTTCTCCAAGGAAACCGAAGAA gTTTGAGCTCAGGGTGATCATTTGGAATACAGATGAAGTTGTTCTGGAAGATGACGATATATTCACAGGAGAGAAGTCCAGTGATATTTTTGTGAGAGG ATGGCTTAAAGGACAACAGGAAGACAAGCAGGATACAGATGTCCATTACCACTCCTTAACAGGGGAGGGGAATTTCAACTGGCGCTTCATTTACCCGTTTGACTATCTAATGGCTGAGGAGAAAATTGTCATCTCAAAGAAGGAATCTATGTTCTCCTGGGACGAGACTGAGTACAAGATCCCTGCCCGTCTGAACATACAAGTTTGGGATGCAGATCATTTCTCTGCAGATGACTTCCTGG GGGCAATTGAACTGGACCTAAACAGATTTCCCCGTGGTGCAAAAACAGCGAAACAGTGCACCATCGACATGGTTCTTAATGAACAAGACATGCCAATGGTAAACATCTTCAAGCAGAAAAGAATCAAGGGCTGGTGGCCGTTTATAGCCAGGGATGAAAATGATGAAATGGAAATCACG GGGAAAGTAGAAGCAGAGCTGCACCTCCTGACAGGTGAGGAGGCTGAAAAAAGTCCTGTTGGTGAAGGGCGCAATGAGCCGGAGCCGCTGGAGAAACCAAA
- the LOC140564697 gene encoding otoferlin isoform X2: protein MKRGKSRPSKDDGKGQDEPAILETEDLDKGFGRAPDPDTISLASVTAVTTNVSNKRSKPDIKIEPSAGRPMDFQVSVTIIECRQLVGLNMDPVVCVEIGDEKKYTSMKESTNCPYYNEYFVFDFHVPPDVMFDKILKLSVIHSKNLLRSGTMVGTFKMDVGTVYSQSDHQFHHKWAILCDPDDITAGCKGYVKCDIAVVAKGDNIKTPHKANETDEDDIEGNLLLPEGVPAERQWARFYLKIYRAEGLPKMNTSIMANVKKAFIGENKDLIDPYVQVQFAGQKGKTSVQKSCYEPIWNEQVIFTEQFPPLCKRMKVQIRDSDKVNDVALGTHFIDLRKISNDGDKGFLPTLGPAWVNMYGSTRSYTLMDEYQDLNEGLGEGVSFRARLLISLAVEILDTSSPDITCSTEVQVEGVPNISDNATGKIEEFFLFGAFLEATMIDRKIGDKPINFEVTIGNYGSEVDDIPTKPKSKKSKKKGDGDDEESELIQGSSDEEVNDDGELVSVSTTPPMKPVITDRNYFHLPYFERKPCIYIKSWWQDQRRRLYNANIIDNIADKLEEGLNDVQEIFKTEKAFPERRLRGVLEELSNGCSNFLELANKDQNQAGKTKLDRERLKSCMRELENMGQQAKTMRTQVKKKTIKDKFKQAQNFLQKLRFLADEPQHSVPDVYVWMISNGKRIAYARVPSKDILYSNVEEETGKDCGKVKTIFFKLPGKKGFGPAGWTVQAKTEMYLWLGLNRQRKDFLSGLPNGFEENKAVKGPGMHSSPPISLIYTMKQIFQLRVHMYQARSLFAADSTGLSDPFARVFFSTHSQVTEILNETLCPTWDQLLVFDNVELYGEASELRDDPPIIVIEIYDQDTVGKADFMGRTFAKPITKMSDEHYGPPRFPPQLEYYQVYRGNCTAGEMLAAFELLQIGPGGKADLPPIDGPTDMDRGPILPVPIGIRPVLSKYRIEVLFWGLRDLKRVNLAQVDRPRVDIECAGKGIQSALIQNYKKNPNFSTLVKWFEVDLPENELLHPPLNIRVVDCRAFGRYTLVGSHAVTSLRKFIYRSTDKSVNNWSTMEEIVIHTEPEPAVKKIETVVKLDSASDAVVKVDMPDDEKDGKGKKKRKKGGEEAEEEELDESMLDWWSKYFASIETLMEIIRAQEAEKAEAEDREEMDPEGGGNKKKKGKAKDRNKAGPGEGPPEKKKPKLDELKVYNRELENEFEHFEDWLHTFNLYRGKSGDDDEQNASDEDRLIGKFKGSLCMYKVPMSDDMCREMGIDSTMGMFQNIPHNDPINVLVRVYVIRATDLHPADINGKADPYIAIKLGKSEVKDKENYISKQLNPVFGKSFDIEATFPMDSTLTVSIYDWDLVGTDDLIGETKIDLENRFYTKHRATCGISASYAIHGYNVWRDPMKPSQILAKLCKDGKLDPPQYGPGGRVKVANRVYTGQTEIEDENGLKKQTDEHLALAVLNHWEDFPRLGCKLVPEHVETRPLLNPDKPGIEQGRIEMWVDMFPKDMPAPGPALDISPRKPKKFELRVIIWNTDEVVLEDDDIFTGEKSSDIFVRGWLKGQQEDKQDTDVHYHSLTGEGNFNWRFIYPFDYLMAEEKIVISKKESMFSWDETEYKIPARLNIQVWDADHFSADDFLGAIELDLNRFPRGAKTAKQCTIDMVLNEQDMPMVNIFKQKRIKGWWPFIARDENDEMEITGKVEAELHLLTGEEAEKSPVGEGRNEPEPLEKPNRPDTTFLWFISPLKAIRYLVCNNYKWLIIKIVIVLLLLAMLGIFLYSMPGYMVKKLLGA from the exons ATGAAGCGTGGAAAGTCTCGTCCTTCCAAGGATGATGGGAAAGGCCAAG ATGAGCCAGCCATCCTGGAGACAGAGGACTTGGATAAAGGTTTTGGCAGAGCACCAGACCCTGACACAATCTCATTAGCCTCTGTTACTGCTGTAACAACCAATGTCTCGAACAAGAG ATCCAAACCTGACATCAAGATTGAACCAAGTGCTGGAAGGCCGATGGATTTCCAA GTAAGTGTTACTATTATAGAGTGCAGACAGCTTGTTGGGCTGAATATGGATCCAGTGGTCTGTGTGGAAATCGGCGATGAGAAGAAGTACACCTCCATGAAGGAGTCAACCAACTGCCCGTACTACAATGAG TACTTTGTCTTCGACTTCCACGTCCCGCCCGATGTCATGTTTGACAAAATCCTGAAGCTGTCA GTGATCCACTCTAAAAATCTGCTGCGCAGTGGAACAATGGTTGGAACCTTCAAGATGGATGTGGGAACAGTTTATTCACAGTCTG ATCACCAGTTCCATCACAAATGGGCCATTTTGTGTGATCCTGATGACATCACTGCAGGGTGTAAAGGCTACGTCAAATGTGACATTGCTGTGGTGGCAAAGGGTGATAATATCAAAACCCCACACAAAGCCAACGAAACCGACGAGGATGACATTGAGGG GAATCTTCTTTTGCCAGAGGGTGTGCCAGCTGAGCGTCAGTGGGCACGATTCTATTTGAAAATCTACAGAGCTGAAGGATTACCCAAGATGAACACCAGCATTATGGCCAATGTGAAAAAGGCTTTCATTGGAGAAAATAAAGATCTGATTGACCCATATGTTCAGGTGCAATTTGCTGGTCAAAAG GGCAAAACATCAGTCCAAAAGAGCTGCTATGAACCAATCTGGAACGAGCAGGTCATTTTCACTGAACAGTTTCCACCACTGTGCAAGCGCATGAAGGTGCAAATCCGTGACTCAGACAAAGTAAACGACGTGGCCCTAGGAACTCATTTCATTGACTTGCGTAAGATCTCCAATGATGGGGATAAAG GCTTTCTCCCAACTCTGGGGCCGGCCTGGGTGAACATGTATGGTTCAACACGGAGCTACACCCTGATGGATGAGTATCAGGACCTGAATGAGGGACTTGGAGAGGGAGTCTCATTTCGGGCCCGGCTGCTGATCAGCCTAGCTGTGGAAATTCTGGACACCTCCTCTCCAGACATAACATGCTCCACTGAGGTGCAGGTGGAGGGGGTGCCCAATATTTCTGAC AACGCCACTGGAAAAATCGAGGAATTTTTCTTGTTCGGAGCCTTCCTGGAAGCTACAATGATTGACAGAAAGATTGGTGATAAGCCCATCAACTTTGAAGTTACAATAG GAAATTACGGAAGTGAGGTTGATGATATCCCTACTAAGCCAAAATCaaagaagtcaaagaagaaaggtgatggtgatgatgaggagTCTGAACTCATCCAAGGCTCCAGCGATGAGGAAGTTAATGATGATGGAGAACTCGTGTCAGTTTCCACCACTCCACCAATGAAACCAGTCATCACAGACAG GAACTACTTTCACCTCCCATATTTCGAGAGGAAGCCCTGCATCTATATCAAGAGCTGGTGGCAagaccagagaagaagactatACAATGCCAACATAATAGACAACATTGCAGATAAGTTG GAAGAAGGTCTGAATGACGTTCAGGAGATCTTTAAAACAGAGAAAGCTTTTCCTGAGCGTAGACTCAGAGGGGTTCTAGAGGAACTGAGCAATGGTTGCAG TAACTTTTTAGAACTGGCAAACAAGGACCAAAACCAAGCAGGGAAAACAAAGTTGGACCGAGAAAGGCTGAAATCATGCATGCGGGAGCTG GAAAACATGGGCCAACAAGCAAAGACAATGCGAACTCAGGTgaagaaaaagacaatcaaGGATAAATTCAAACAGGCACAGAACTTCCTCCAGAAACTGAGATTCTTGGCTGATGAG CCTCAACACAGCGTTCCAGATGTTTATGTATGGATGATCAGCAATGGCAAGCGCATTGCGTATGCTAGAGTGCCCTCCAAAGACATCCTGTATTCTAATGTGGAAGAGGAAACTGGGAAAGACTGTGGAAAAGTCAAGACCATTTTCTTCAAA CTCCCAGGTAAAAAGGGTTTTGGGCCAGCAGGGTGGACAGTGCAAGCAAAGACGGAGATGTACCTCTGGCTCGGCTTAAACAGACAGCGCAAGGACTTCTTGAGCGGGCTACCAAATGGATTTGAGGAGAACAAGGCAGTCAAGGGACCTGGCATGCATTCATCACCACCAATCAGCCTGATCTACACCA TGAAGCAGATCTTCCAGCTGAGGGTGCACATGTACCAGGCAAGGAGCCTATTTGCAGCAGATAGCACAGGCCTCTCAGACCCTTTTGCCAGAGTCTTCTTTTCTACTCACAGCCAAGTCACAGAA ATATTAAATGAGACCCTTTGTCCCACATGGGACCAACTTCTAGTCTTTGACAACGTGGAGCTGTATGGTGAGGCTAGTGAACTAAGGGATGACCCTCCAATCATTGTCATTGAGATCTATGACCAGGACACTGTG GGCAAAGCTGACTTCATGGGAAGAACATTTGCGAAGCCAATAACTAAAATGTCAGACGAGCATTATGGCCCACCACGATTCCCTCCTCAGCTAGAATACTACCAGGTCTACCGCGGGAACTGCACTGCTGGTGAAATGCTTGCCGCTTTTGAACTGCTACAG ATTGGACCAGGTGGGAAGGCTGACTTGCCCCCCATCGACGGACCCACAGATATGGACCGTGGGCCAATCCTGCCAGTCCCTATTGGTATTAGACCAGTCCTGAGCAAATACCGCATTGAG gttttattcTGGGGCCTAAGAGACCTGAAGAGAGTAAACCTTGCTCAAGTTGACAGACCACGTGTGGACATTGAATGTGCTGGGAAGGGAATACAATCAGCTCTCATTCAGAACTACAAGAAAAATCCCAATTTTAGCACTCTGGTCAAGTGGTTTGAAGTG GACCTGCCTGAAAATGAACTTCTCCATCCTCCTCTTAACATCCGAGTGGTGGACTGCAGGGCCTTTGGCCGCTATACTCTGGTTGGCTCTCATGCAGTTACCTCATTGCGCAAGTTCATCTACAGATCCACAGACAAGAGTGTCAACAATTGGTCTACTATGG AGGAAATTGTGATCCACACAGAACCAGAACCTGCTGTGAAGAAGATTGAGACAGTGGTCAAACTTGACTCA GCATCTGATGCTGTTGTTAAGGTTGATATG CCTGATGACGAGAAGGATGGAAAggggaagaagaaaagaaagaaaggaggggaggaggcagaagaagaagagcttGATGAGAGCATGCTGGATTGGTGGTCCAAGTACTTTGCTTCTATCGAAACTCTCATGGAG ATTATAAGAGCCCAAGAGGCTGAAAAAGCAGAAGCAGAGGACAGAGAAGAGATGGACCCAGAGGGTGGAG GgaacaagaagaaaaaaggaaaagccaaGGACAGGAACAAGGCCGGGCCAGGAGAGGGTCCACCAGAGAAGAAAAAGCCCAAACTCGATGAGCTGAAG GTGTACAACAGAGAACTAGAGAATGAATTTGAACACTTCGAAGACTGGCTCCACACGTTCAACCTTTACCGAGGGAAGAGTGGTGATGACGATGAGCAAAACGCATCAGATGAGGATAGGCTCATCGGCAAATTCAAA GGCTCCTTGTGTATGTACAAAGTGCCCATGTCAGACGACATGTGTAGAGAAATGGGCATCGATTCCACCATGGGCATGTTTCAGAACATTCCCCACAATGATCCAATCAATGTCTTGGTTCGGGTCTATGTCATAAGG GCTACAGATCTGCACCCTGCAGATATAAATGGAAAAGCAGACCCATACATTGCCATTAAGCTGGGAAAGTCAGAGgtcaaagacaaagaaaactaCATCTCTAAGCAGCTTAACCCCGTGTTTGGAAA ATCATTTGACATTGAGGCAACATTCCCAATGGACTCCACCCTCACTGTGTCCATCTATGACTGGGACTTGGTCGGCACTGATGACTTGATCGGGGAGACAAAAATTGATCTGGAGAACCGCTTTTACACCAAGCACAGGGCCACATGTGGTATTTCAGCAAGCTATGCAAT tCATGGCTACAATGTATGGAGGGACCCAATGAAGCCATCGCAAATCCTGGCAAAACTTTGCAAGGATGGCAAACTAGATCCACCTCAGTATGGCCCTGGAGGACGAGTGAAGGTGGCAAACAGAGTTTATACAGGACAGACTGAAATTGAAGATGAAAATG GgctcaaaaaacaaacagatgaGCATCTTGCTCTAGCTGTTCTTAACCACTGGGAGGACTTTCCACGACTTGGCTGCAAACTTGTCCCAGAGCATGTAGAGACAAGACCGCTACTGAATCCTGATAAGCCTGGGATTGAGCAG GGGAGAATTGAGATGTGGGTGGACATGTTTCCAAAAGACATGCCAGCACCTGGACCTGCCCTTGATATTTCTCCAAGGAAACCGAAGAA gTTTGAGCTCAGGGTGATCATTTGGAATACAGATGAAGTTGTTCTGGAAGATGACGATATATTCACAGGAGAGAAGTCCAGTGATATTTTTGTGAGAGG ATGGCTTAAAGGACAACAGGAAGACAAGCAGGATACAGATGTCCATTACCACTCCTTAACAGGGGAGGGGAATTTCAACTGGCGCTTCATTTACCCGTTTGACTATCTAATGGCTGAGGAGAAAATTGTCATCTCAAAGAAGGAATCTATGTTCTCCTGGGACGAGACTGAGTACAAGATCCCTGCCCGTCTGAACATACAAGTTTGGGATGCAGATCATTTCTCTGCAGATGACTTCCTGG GGGCAATTGAACTGGACCTAAACAGATTTCCCCGTGGTGCAAAAACAGCGAAACAGTGCACCATCGACATGGTTCTTAATGAACAAGACATGCCAATGGTAAACATCTTCAAGCAGAAAAGAATCAAGGGCTGGTGGCCGTTTATAGCCAGGGATGAAAATGATGAAATGGAAATCACG GGGAAAGTAGAAGCAGAGCTGCACCTCCTGACAGGTGAGGAGGCTGAAAAAAGTCCTGTTGGTGAAGGGCGCAATGAGCCGGAGCCGCTGGAGAAACCAAA